The Rhodopseudomonas palustris genome window below encodes:
- a CDS encoding response regulator transcription factor has product MTTTPSKSVVYVVDDDQGVLGSLRFLLETDGFEVRTFRSGPALLDALDEGRADCIVVDYKMPGMNGIDLAQKLRDRKISTPVVMITGYPDESISTRAAAVGVQHVVLKPHLEDSLVFHIRGALLGSDATA; this is encoded by the coding sequence ATGACCACCACGCCCTCAAAATCTGTTGTCTATGTCGTTGACGACGATCAGGGCGTGCTCGGATCGCTGCGGTTCCTGCTGGAAACCGACGGCTTCGAGGTTCGCACTTTTCGCAGCGGCCCGGCGTTGCTCGACGCGCTCGACGAAGGTCGCGCCGACTGCATCGTCGTGGACTACAAGATGCCAGGCATGAACGGCATCGACCTCGCCCAAAAGTTGCGTGACCGCAAGATTTCGACCCCTGTGGTGATGATCACCGGCTATCCGGACGAGAGCATTTCCACCCGTGCCGCCGCCGTCGGCGTGCAGCATGTGGTGCTGAAGCCGCATCTGGAAGACAGCCTGGTCTTCCACATCCGCGGCGCCCTGCTGGGCAGCGACGCGACCGCCTGA
- the fixJ gene encoding response regulator FixJ codes for MPRRGNVYVIDDDQAMRDSLDFLLGSADFDVRLFESALDFLNEVPSLPFGCIVSDVRMPGMNGMDLLKQLKNDRTRLPVVIMTGHGDVPLAVEAMKLGAIDFIEKPFEDDRLIGMIETSLKQAGDEARSEAVSQDIVARIQSLSPRERQVMDGLIAGMSNKVIAREFDISPRTIEVYRANVMTKMQAGSLSELVRMAMRGGVIRD; via the coding sequence ATGCCACGTAGGGGCAACGTGTATGTCATCGACGACGATCAGGCGATGCGGGACTCGCTCGACTTCCTGCTTGGATCGGCGGATTTCGACGTGAGGCTGTTCGAGTCGGCGCTCGACTTCCTCAACGAAGTGCCGAGCCTGCCGTTCGGCTGCATCGTCTCCGACGTCCGGATGCCCGGCATGAACGGCATGGACCTGCTGAAGCAACTCAAGAACGACCGCACGCGGCTGCCGGTGGTGATCATGACCGGGCATGGCGACGTTCCGCTGGCGGTCGAAGCGATGAAGCTCGGCGCGATCGATTTCATCGAGAAACCGTTCGAGGACGACCGTCTGATCGGGATGATCGAAACCTCGCTGAAGCAGGCCGGCGACGAAGCCAGAAGCGAGGCGGTGTCGCAGGATATCGTTGCGCGAATCCAGTCGCTGAGCCCGCGCGAACGGCAGGTGATGGACGGGCTGATCGCAGGCATGTCGAACAAGGTGATCGCCCGCGAGTTCGATATCAGCCCGCGGACGATCGAGGTCTATCGCGCCAACGTCATGACCAAGATGCAGGCCGGCAGCCTGTCGGAACTGGTTCGGATGGCGATGCGCGGCGGCGTGATCAGGGATTGA
- the fixL gene encoding sensor protein FixL, with amino-acid sequence MTDPASSSSEALARDRRLEQGIDHYGVGSWELNLATRELVWSATTRRLYGVAQDAPIDFETFVSLVDPEDRDRVALALLRSIDRGEHLDIMYRVAHRGQPGHWLRARGGLVEENGTAGYLCGIVLDIDQQKVLEQELRLQQNQLRSILDTVPDAMILIDGRGIMRFFSSAAERMFGLSEKEAIGQNISVLMPRPDASRHDNYISRYNSTGERHIIGIGRIVTGQRKDGTTFPIHLSIGEMESGGERYFTGFIRDLTEYQQTQARLHELQAELVHVSRLTAMGEMASALAHELNQPLSAISNYMKGSRRLLAGSHDPNVSKIENAMERAAEQALRAGQIIRRLRDFVARGESEKRVESLAKLIEEAGALGLTGAREQGVMLRFKLDPASDMALVDRVQIQQVLVNLFRNALEAMANSEKKELVVSNARVADQMIEISVADTGSGFHEDVKSSLFQTFFTTKETGMGVGLSISRSIIEAHGGRMWAESNPSGGATFRFTLPAAAQEDLADAT; translated from the coding sequence GTGACGGATCCAGCTTCATCGTCATCGGAAGCCCTGGCGCGCGATCGGCGGCTGGAGCAGGGCATCGATCATTACGGCGTAGGCAGTTGGGAACTCAATCTCGCCACGCGGGAATTGGTGTGGTCTGCGACGACGCGGCGCCTCTACGGTGTCGCGCAAGACGCCCCGATTGATTTCGAGACTTTCGTGTCGCTGGTCGATCCGGAAGACCGCGATCGTGTGGCGCTGGCATTGCTGCGGTCGATCGACCGCGGCGAGCATCTCGATATCATGTACCGGGTCGCCCACCGCGGCCAGCCCGGGCACTGGTTGCGCGCCCGCGGCGGCCTCGTCGAGGAGAACGGCACCGCCGGCTATCTCTGCGGCATCGTGCTCGACATCGATCAACAGAAGGTGCTCGAGCAGGAACTGCGCCTGCAGCAGAACCAGCTCCGCTCGATTCTGGACACCGTGCCGGACGCGATGATCCTGATCGACGGCCGGGGCATCATGCGGTTCTTTTCGAGCGCCGCCGAGCGGATGTTCGGGCTGTCCGAGAAAGAGGCGATCGGCCAGAACATCAGCGTTCTGATGCCCCGCCCCGACGCCTCCCGCCACGACAATTACATCTCGCGCTACAACTCCACCGGCGAACGTCACATCATCGGCATCGGCCGCATCGTCACCGGTCAGCGCAAGGATGGAACCACCTTCCCGATCCATCTGTCGATCGGCGAGATGGAATCGGGCGGCGAGCGATATTTCACCGGCTTCATCCGCGATCTCACCGAGTATCAGCAGACCCAGGCGCGCCTCCACGAACTGCAGGCCGAACTGGTCCACGTCTCGCGGCTCACCGCGATGGGCGAAATGGCGTCGGCGCTGGCGCACGAACTGAACCAGCCGCTGTCCGCGATCAGCAACTACATGAAGGGATCTCGCCGACTGCTCGCCGGCAGCCACGATCCGAACGTCTCCAAGATCGAAAACGCGATGGAACGCGCCGCCGAACAGGCGCTGCGCGCGGGACAGATCATCCGCCGGCTGCGCGATTTCGTCGCCCGCGGAGAATCCGAAAAGCGGGTCGAAAGCCTCGCCAAGCTGATCGAGGAGGCCGGCGCCCTGGGCCTGACCGGCGCGCGCGAACAGGGCGTGATGCTGCGCTTCAAGCTCGATCCGGCGAGCGACATGGCGCTGGTCGACCGGGTTCAGATCCAGCAAGTGCTGGTCAATTTGTTTCGCAACGCTCTTGAAGCGATGGCCAATTCGGAGAAAAAGGAACTGGTCGTCTCCAACGCTCGCGTTGCCGACCAGATGATTGAGATTTCCGTCGCCGACACCGGCAGCGGGTTCCACGAGGACGTGAAATCAAGTCTGTTTCAGACCTTCTTCACCACCAAAGAGACCGGAATGGGTGTCGGATTGTCGATAAGCCGCTCGATCATCGAGGCACATGGCGGCCGGATGTGGGCTGAATCAAACCCCTCGGGGGGAGCAACCTTCCGCTTCACGTTGCCGGCCGCAGCCCAAGAGGACCTCGCCGATGCCACGTAG
- a CDS encoding CBS domain-containing protein, whose translation MRAHQIMTANVVTIGPEASIVDAANAMLEHHVSGLPVVDGDGRLIGIISEGDFIRRAELGTQRKRSRWLRLLLGPGTCAADFVHEHGRKVGEVMTHHPHTINEDTSIEAIVRTMEKHHVKRLPVMRGDLLVGIVTRKNLLRAVANLAREVPDPTTADDKIRGKIVAEIERNDWRPFGLSVMVRDGVVHLNGVITEERSRQAAIVAAENVCGVREVHDHLCWVDTMSGFYLNSPEDDRSAKKAV comes from the coding sequence ATGCGTGCGCACCAGATCATGACGGCCAATGTGGTGACGATCGGGCCCGAAGCCTCGATCGTCGACGCCGCCAATGCCATGCTCGAGCATCACGTCAGCGGCCTGCCGGTGGTCGACGGCGACGGCCGACTGATCGGAATCATCTCGGAGGGCGATTTCATCCGCCGCGCCGAGCTCGGCACCCAACGCAAGCGCAGCCGCTGGTTGCGGCTGCTGCTCGGGCCAGGCACCTGCGCGGCCGACTTCGTGCACGAGCACGGACGGAAGGTCGGCGAGGTGATGACCCACCATCCGCACACGATCAACGAGGATACCTCGATCGAAGCCATCGTCAGGACGATGGAGAAGCACCACGTGAAGAGACTGCCGGTGATGCGCGGCGACCTGCTGGTCGGCATCGTCACCCGCAAGAACCTGCTGCGCGCGGTCGCCAATCTGGCCCGCGAAGTGCCCGACCCGACCACGGCCGACGACAAGATTCGCGGGAAGATCGTGGCCGAGATCGAACGCAACGACTGGCGGCCGTTCGGACTGAGCGTCATGGTGCGCGACGGCGTCGTACATCTCAACGGCGTGATCACCGAGGAGCGCTCGCGCCAGGCCGCGATCGTCGCCGCGGAGAACGTCTGCGGAGTCCGGGAGGTCCACGACCACCTGTGCTGGGTCGACACGATGTCGGGCTTCTATCTGAACTCCCCCGAGGACGACCGCTCCGCCAAGAAGGCGGTCTGA
- a CDS encoding universal stress protein — protein sequence MLNDIVVHVPADRPADGVVDCAVSVAKAFDAHLDGIVCTYQPINPAVVVGASAAYYAAVNQYNTDNDEAAARLDQFEIAARAAGITHGARSICDTPVLANESLSEISRLYDLSIVPQPDRAKPGHQDPLPESILFNSGKPLLMVPYIHSGPMALDRMLICWDGGRQAARAVHDAMPFLRRAKAIDVLAVNEDEEEVGQASTDALLAHLLRHDLAATAHHFTSPPTNIHNTILSLAADIGADMLVMGGYGHSRLREIILGGVTRGIFKSLTLPALISH from the coding sequence ATGCTGAATGATATTGTCGTCCATGTTCCGGCCGACCGGCCGGCCGACGGCGTTGTCGATTGCGCCGTCTCCGTCGCAAAGGCTTTCGATGCGCATCTCGACGGCATCGTCTGCACTTACCAACCGATCAATCCGGCGGTCGTGGTCGGCGCCTCGGCGGCCTACTATGCCGCGGTCAATCAGTACAATACGGACAATGACGAAGCGGCGGCCCGTCTCGATCAGTTCGAGATCGCGGCGCGCGCCGCGGGCATCACGCATGGCGCACGCAGTATCTGCGACACGCCGGTGCTCGCCAACGAGTCGCTCTCCGAAATCTCACGGCTGTACGATCTCAGCATCGTGCCGCAGCCTGATCGGGCCAAGCCGGGCCACCAGGATCCGCTGCCGGAGAGCATCCTGTTCAACTCCGGCAAGCCTTTGCTGATGGTGCCCTACATCCACTCCGGACCGATGGCGCTCGACAGGATGCTGATCTGCTGGGACGGCGGACGCCAGGCCGCCCGCGCGGTCCACGACGCCATGCCGTTCCTGCGCCGGGCCAAGGCCATCGACGTGCTGGCTGTCAACGAAGACGAGGAGGAAGTCGGCCAGGCATCGACCGACGCGCTGCTGGCGCATCTGTTGCGCCACGACCTGGCCGCCACCGCGCACCACTTCACCTCGCCCCCGACCAATATTCACAACACCATCCTGTCGCTGGCGGCCGATATCGGCGCCGACATGCTGGTGATGGGGGGCTATGGTCATTCGCGGCTGCGCGAGATCATCCTCGGAGGTGTCACCCGGGGCATCTTCAAGTCGCTGACGCTACCGGCGCTGATCTCGCACTGA
- a CDS encoding universal stress protein, with product MTYSTVMVALSCDRPNACPLGIAAELAERFEARLIGIAASDLSPPLYYTSGDRAEQMLEQGRAEIRQRLDELEAEFRKAMHGHARELHWRSAIAQPAKHIVQQARAADIVVVGAATGGPLSDPFAVADPGDLVMQIGRPLLVVPADVCRIDLSSVLVAWKDNPEARRAVVDALPLLRQASHVAVVEIVEEDGDRADALAGVHDVVDWLSRHHIHAVGEVPVAAGDVARQIDSVAVRNGAGIVIAGAYGHSRFREWVLGGVTQYLIEQTGRCAFLAR from the coding sequence ATGACGTATTCGACGGTAATGGTCGCCCTGTCGTGCGATCGGCCGAATGCGTGTCCGCTCGGGATCGCGGCCGAACTGGCGGAGCGGTTCGAAGCCCGGTTGATCGGCATCGCGGCCTCCGACCTCAGCCCGCCGCTGTACTATACCTCGGGAGATCGTGCCGAGCAGATGCTGGAGCAAGGCCGTGCGGAGATCCGGCAACGCCTCGACGAGCTGGAGGCCGAGTTCCGTAAGGCGATGCATGGCCATGCTCGCGAGTTGCATTGGCGCTCGGCGATCGCGCAGCCGGCCAAGCACATCGTGCAGCAGGCGCGCGCTGCGGACATCGTGGTCGTCGGCGCCGCGACGGGAGGTCCACTGAGCGATCCGTTTGCAGTCGCGGACCCCGGCGATCTGGTGATGCAGATCGGGCGGCCTTTGCTGGTCGTGCCTGCCGATGTCTGCCGGATCGATCTGTCCAGCGTTCTGGTGGCGTGGAAAGACAATCCGGAGGCGCGGCGCGCCGTCGTCGACGCGCTGCCGCTACTGCGTCAGGCCAGTCACGTCGCCGTCGTCGAAATCGTCGAGGAGGACGGCGATCGCGCCGACGCGCTCGCGGGGGTCCACGATGTCGTCGACTGGTTGTCGCGACACCACATCCACGCCGTCGGCGAGGTGCCGGTGGCCGCCGGCGACGTCGCCCGGCAAATCGATTCGGTTGCGGTGCGGAACGGCGCCGGCATCGTGATTGCTGGCGCTTACGGTCATTCGCGCTTCCGCGAATGGGTTCTCGGCGGCGTCACGCAGTACCTGATCGAGCAAACCGGCCGCTGCGCCTTCCTCGCGCGCTGA
- a CDS encoding PHA/PHB synthase family protein: MLQTKVHALPAESQSTQAPLKHAAPNDSDRALHATLAPLTGGLSPTALSLAYADWLAHLFWAPARRLDLAHDALQRASQLAEAAVHPGPPWALIAPQPQDRRFAGPEWLQPPFNLMAQGFLLTEEWWHDVTTGVRGVSRQNEKIVEFSVRQMLDVFAPSNFAVTNPEVIRQTLDSEGRNLAAGLRNWWEDLLQSMSHETELKHDFEVGRDVAVTPGKVVYSNDLIELIQYAPATAEVRPEPILIVPAWIMKYYILDLSPHNSLVKYLTENGFTVFMISWRNPTAKDRDIALEDYRRLGVMAAIETVGTIVPDRPIHAVGYCLGGTLLSIAAAAMSRDGDTRLKSITLFAAQTDFTEAGELTLFINESQVAFLEDVMWKHGVLDATQMAGAFQMLRSNDLVWSRMVRDYLMGERSEPNDLMAWNADATRMPYRMHSEYLRKLFLDDDLAEGRYMVEGRAIALSDIHTPMFVVGTLRDHVAPWRSAFKIHLLADAEITFCLTGGGHNAGIVSPPSPKARGYQVMTKEADGPYVGPDDWIEQAPHAEGSWWTEWVQWLGARSGEPVPPPRTGLPGANPDELPDAPGRYVLQA; the protein is encoded by the coding sequence ATGCTTCAGACCAAGGTCCACGCGCTTCCCGCCGAATCGCAGTCGACACAGGCGCCGCTGAAGCATGCCGCCCCGAACGACAGCGATCGCGCGTTGCACGCGACGCTGGCGCCGCTGACCGGCGGGCTGTCGCCGACCGCGCTGTCGCTCGCCTATGCCGACTGGCTGGCACATCTGTTCTGGGCGCCGGCGCGCCGGCTCGATCTCGCCCACGATGCGTTGCAGCGCGCGTCGCAACTGGCGGAGGCCGCGGTGCATCCCGGGCCGCCATGGGCGCTGATTGCGCCGCAGCCGCAGGATCGCCGCTTCGCCGGCCCGGAGTGGCTGCAGCCGCCGTTCAACCTCATGGCGCAGGGCTTTCTGCTCACCGAGGAGTGGTGGCACGACGTCACCACCGGAGTCCGCGGCGTGTCGCGGCAGAACGAGAAAATCGTCGAATTCTCCGTTCGACAGATGCTCGATGTCTTCGCGCCCTCGAACTTCGCCGTCACCAACCCGGAGGTGATCCGTCAGACGCTCGATTCGGAGGGCCGCAATCTCGCCGCCGGCCTGCGCAACTGGTGGGAAGACCTGTTGCAATCGATGTCCCACGAGACCGAGCTGAAGCACGATTTCGAAGTCGGACGCGACGTCGCGGTGACGCCCGGCAAGGTGGTGTACAGCAACGATCTGATCGAGCTGATCCAGTATGCGCCCGCGACCGCCGAGGTTCGGCCGGAGCCGATCCTGATCGTGCCGGCCTGGATCATGAAATACTATATCCTCGACCTGTCGCCGCACAATTCGCTGGTGAAATACCTGACCGAGAATGGCTTCACGGTATTCATGATCTCGTGGCGCAATCCGACCGCGAAGGATCGCGACATCGCGCTGGAGGACTATCGCCGGCTCGGCGTGATGGCGGCGATCGAGACCGTCGGCACTATCGTCCCCGACCGGCCGATTCATGCGGTCGGCTATTGCCTCGGCGGCACGCTGCTGTCGATCGCGGCGGCGGCGATGTCGCGCGACGGCGATACGCGCCTGAAGTCGATCACGCTGTTCGCGGCGCAAACGGATTTCACCGAGGCCGGCGAACTGACGCTGTTCATCAACGAAAGCCAGGTTGCATTCCTCGAGGACGTGATGTGGAAGCACGGCGTGCTCGACGCCACGCAGATGGCCGGCGCGTTCCAGATGCTGCGCTCCAACGATCTGGTGTGGTCGCGGATGGTGCGCGACTATCTGATGGGCGAGCGCTCCGAGCCGAACGATCTGATGGCGTGGAATGCGGATGCGACCCGGATGCCGTACCGGATGCATTCGGAATATCTGCGCAAGCTGTTCCTCGACGACGACCTCGCCGAAGGCCGCTATATGGTCGAGGGCAGAGCGATCGCGCTGTCCGACATCCACACGCCGATGTTCGTGGTCGGCACCTTGCGCGATCACGTCGCGCCGTGGCGCTCGGCCTTCAAGATTCATCTGCTCGCGGACGCGGAGATCACGTTCTGCCTGACCGGCGGGGGCCACAATGCCGGCATCGTCTCGCCGCCGTCGCCGAAGGCGCGAGGCTATCAGGTGATGACCAAAGAGGCCGACGGCCCCTATGTCGGGCCCGACGACTGGATCGAGCAGGCTCCGCACGCCGAAGGCTCGTGGTGGACCGAATGGGTGCAATGGCTCGGCGCCCGTTCGGGCGAACCGGTGCCGCCGCCGCGGACCGGGCTGCCGGGCGCGAATCCGGACGAGTTGCCGGATGCGCCGGGCCGCTACGTGCTGCAGGCCTGA
- a CDS encoding AAA family ATPase: MAEPIPASGPVRQEEIFRFVADPASHGGEPVTRIDTHGAAVFLAGDRALKIKRAVQFPFLDYSTLERRKAACDQELAVNRRFAPQIYRHVLPITRETDGTLQIGGAGEPVEWAVDMARFDERRTVDHLAADGMLDPNLVTAIADVIAASHRAAPEAAAAPWIASIEPIIADNTASFEAGGFPVDQVATLDRASRAAFDHCRSLLEQRGAQAFVRWCHGDLHLANIVLIDGAPVLFDAIEFDPVIASVDVLYDLAFPLMDFVHYDRCDAAAELLNRYLAVTPPQNGDALGLLPLLLSMRAAIRAKVMLSRPASDAGTMRSNRKIADAYFALAGRLIAPPAPRLIAVGGLSGTGKSVLARALAGHVTPLPGAVVLRSDVARKRLFGVGDIERLPATAYSPEVTAQVYRGLGERAAHILAQGHSVIVDAVFAKAEERQAIEGIATDAGCTFLGLYLAADLKTRIDRVSRRTGDASDATPDIVRQQQAYEQGAIGWTEIDASGTPDLTLARAVGTLGRGDQACST; the protein is encoded by the coding sequence ATGGCAGAACCGATCCCCGCATCCGGCCCGGTCCGGCAGGAAGAAATTTTCCGGTTCGTCGCCGATCCGGCTTCGCATGGCGGCGAGCCAGTGACGCGAATCGACACGCATGGCGCCGCCGTGTTCCTGGCCGGCGACCGTGCGCTGAAAATCAAACGCGCGGTGCAGTTCCCGTTTCTCGACTATTCGACGCTGGAACGGCGCAAGGCAGCCTGCGACCAGGAACTCGCGGTCAACCGGCGGTTCGCGCCGCAGATCTATCGCCACGTTCTGCCGATCACACGCGAGACCGACGGAACTCTGCAAATCGGCGGCGCTGGCGAGCCGGTCGAATGGGCCGTCGACATGGCGCGTTTCGACGAACGGCGCACGGTCGACCATCTCGCGGCCGATGGAATGCTGGATCCGAATCTCGTCACCGCCATTGCCGACGTAATCGCGGCATCGCATCGCGCCGCGCCCGAAGCCGCCGCCGCGCCCTGGATCGCCTCGATCGAGCCGATCATCGCCGACAACACCGCGTCGTTCGAGGCCGGCGGATTTCCGGTCGATCAGGTCGCCACGCTCGATCGCGCCAGCCGCGCCGCGTTCGACCACTGTCGCAGCCTGCTGGAGCAGCGCGGCGCACAAGCATTCGTGCGCTGGTGCCACGGCGACCTGCATCTGGCCAACATCGTGCTGATCGACGGCGCGCCGGTGCTGTTCGACGCGATCGAATTCGATCCCGTGATCGCCTCGGTCGACGTGCTGTACGACCTCGCCTTCCCGCTGATGGACTTCGTCCATTATGATCGCTGCGATGCCGCCGCCGAACTGTTGAACCGCTATCTGGCGGTCACGCCCCCGCAGAACGGCGACGCGCTCGGCCTGCTGCCTCTGTTGCTGTCGATGCGCGCCGCGATCCGCGCCAAGGTGATGCTGTCCCGGCCGGCCAGCGACGCCGGGACGATGCGCAGCAACCGGAAGATCGCAGACGCCTATTTCGCCCTCGCGGGGCGCCTGATCGCGCCGCCGGCGCCGCGGCTGATCGCGGTGGGCGGACTGTCGGGAACCGGCAAATCGGTGCTGGCCCGCGCGCTGGCTGGTCATGTCACGCCGTTGCCCGGCGCCGTCGTGCTGCGCTCCGATGTCGCGCGCAAGCGGCTGTTCGGCGTCGGCGACATCGAGCGATTACCGGCTACCGCGTATTCGCCAGAGGTGACCGCACAGGTCTATCGCGGCCTCGGCGAGCGCGCCGCGCATATTCTGGCGCAGGGGCATTCGGTGATCGTCGATGCAGTCTTCGCCAAGGCCGAGGAGCGGCAGGCGATCGAAGGCATTGCGACAGACGCCGGATGTACGTTCCTCGGACTGTATCTCGCCGCCGATCTGAAGACCCGGATCGACCGCGTCAGCCGCCGCACCGGCGATGCGTCGGACGCGACGCCCGACATCGTCCGGCAGCAACAGGCCTACGAACAGGGCGCGATCGGCTGGACCGAGATCGACGCCTCCGGCACGCCGGACCTAACGCTGGCCCGCGCCGTCGGGACGCTTGGTCGCGGCGATCAGGCCTGCAGCACGTAG
- a CDS encoding CBS domain-containing protein, with the protein MYKFLEATVADHMTRSVKSVAREMTMRELEDQFERDDYNAYPVVEGSRAIGLVTKYDFLNCFAFHPTQMLPHYDDLMNRTVGDIMTPDFIYVHADTKLTRVLQLMVEHQTRSIPVLDADRKLEGMISREDVIRALASFTKAKS; encoded by the coding sequence TTGTACAAATTTCTCGAGGCAACAGTTGCCGACCACATGACCCGCTCGGTGAAATCCGTGGCGCGGGAAATGACGATGCGCGAGCTGGAGGACCAGTTCGAACGCGACGATTACAACGCTTATCCGGTCGTGGAAGGTTCACGCGCGATCGGGCTGGTGACGAAATACGACTTTCTCAACTGCTTCGCGTTTCACCCGACCCAGATGCTGCCGCATTATGACGACCTGATGAACCGGACCGTCGGCGACATCATGACGCCGGATTTCATCTACGTTCACGCCGACACCAAGCTGACGCGCGTGCTGCAATTGATGGTCGAGCACCAGACCCGCAGCATCCCGGTGCTGGACGCCGATCGCAAGCTGGAAGGCATGATTTCGCGTGAGGACGTGATCAGGGCATTGGCGAGCTTCACCAAGGCAAAGTCCTAG